DNA sequence from the Alosa alosa isolate M-15738 ecotype Scorff River chromosome 2, AALO_Geno_1.1, whole genome shotgun sequence genome:
gagagagggagagggagagagagaaagagagggagacggagagagggagagagtgagagagggagacggagagagagaaagggagagggagggaagggagagggagagggagagagagaggagagagtgcagaatttggttcagagaatggaatttagtgttttagcaattgtgaaaaactatAACAGCACTTTTGTTTAGGCTTTCAAAGCGTGTTTATGGAGTGTGATGTAGCTGCCTTTCTAAACATGTTGGATAAACTTCATTATAGGCCTATACAAGGAGGCCGCAGTGAAGAATGAATGGCAGCCATACCTTTGTTCATGCTTCGAAGACATTGTGTATGAAGTGTAGGCACCAAGTTTTCAAGTGCTGCATTAATAGGCTATCCAAAGTTCAGACTGCTTTGTTTTTCATTAAAAGCATAGCGAGGGAAGGGGGGTTGTCACCCCACCTGGCCTCCAAAGCTTACTTTCAGTTTTATAGTGGGCTACTTGTCATATTTAAGTACTGTAAATAATAGATACTTTAAGGCTTTTACTTAAGTGGAATGCTTATAGATTACTTGTACATTTCTGATCAAATGTACTTCTACTCAAGTGCGGGTTTCAGATACAGTATACAACtctgaaggagagaggggtatttggaagagagaggggtatttgaaggagagaggggtatttggaagagagagaagagggtcaGTTTGACTGACACTCCTGGTGGTAAAACAATATCCCTAAACCTACTGGAAaagtagcctagtgataatCATGACACCATGTTTGTCCACAGAACACAAAAGACAACTTTCACTTTATAGGAAGTTTcataatcaaatcaaatgtcTCACCTTGCAGTAAGGTATACAGTACAATACATTTCATCTCGTGGAAACATGGTGTCAACTGTGATATAACCgaaacaaaagcacacattttgcgACGAGAGAAACAGCACTGTACAAACACTAAACTTACTGTCCAGCTGACTTGGGACTTCGAGTGGAGCTGTGATGTACACCAGCTCTACCCGGTTCTTCAGCAGTTTTCGTAAAGCTCCCGTTTTCTCTCGGAAGCTGACCGCATTCTGACGGTAACCATGAAGGCAAAGGACCCGCAGTGCCGTGTTAGCAGACATGAGTTTGCTTTAGTAGTCTCCTACTGCAGAATGCAGAACTAGAAAGTAGTCACATCGCCACTTGGAAACCTTGCGCGTATGTCTATCTATGGTTTGAGTTTGACAGGCATCCAGCGGGATACATCTATGAGAATTGATGGTCTCCCCCTACAGGTTTGGAAGTGCAACGACTCATAAGATATTTTAAGATTCatgacataaaaaaacaaaaaacattaatgcatcatttcaaatatgtttatttaaatGTATTGCACAATGACTAAAATGACAGGCATCCTTTAAGCAAACTCCTCGTATTAGTATTAATCGGGGCAAGGCTGTTATTTAGCAATAGTACACTTGAATTGATAGGCAGGTTTTGACAAGTCATTGCCAAAGACGTTGCCAAAGTATCATCTGTATCTAGCCACAGAAGCTGGGGTCAGTCACAAACGCTACAACAAACTCTAAACTGTAGATCAGCAGATTTCACATGCGTAGTGGACATCGTGCTACGTGACGTCCTATTGGCTAACCCCACCGCAGCGCGTGCTGCAGCATGCAGGCGTAGACACGCCTATCGGCCATCGTGGTCCATGTTGCTTAATGCCACATTTAAACTTCGTGTTTCTTGGTGGCCCTCTTCCACCTGTAGAGCCACTGCAGGAAGGTCTTTCCCTCCACACACATGTCCGGCAGCGCAAACTGGGCAGGCTGCTCCCACCTGGACACATCAGGAAGAGCGATCGGGAAGAGAGATCAGGAAAGAGCGATCAGGAAGAGACAGACAAGTAGGCTGGTCACCAGAATATCGGATGTGAGCAATATGTCAATCATCAAACAAGTAATCCAGCACACTTTGCACTCATGCCAAATTAATGGTCTGTGAGCCTATTATTGATAAAACTCCTGTAACATACAACTAGTTAGACCCAGTGAGCTTAAAACAGATGGGAGATGAAAATAACAGTTATGACCGTCCAGACAACTGATGACCAGGTCAGTGTGGAGGTCCAGAAGCGTTCTTAGTGATAAACCTCAGGCCAGTGGGGAGGTTCTTTAGTGATAAAGGCCTGTGGGGAGGTCTAGTACCAAACCTGCAGCTTGATCAAAAATGGCAAAGAGCCAATCTGTGTGTGCGagccaggctgtgtgtgtgtgtgtgtgtgtgtgtgagagccaggCTCGTTGGTATGGCTGCATGCTTAACTGCATCCCTAATAGAGGAGCCCTACATCTTTTTCTTGCTACAAGAGTGAAGCTATAGGACCCTTCTATTAGGAGGCTCACTCATTCATTTAggcaggtttgtcactaaaccacatgcAGTGACCcctccagtctgtgtgtgtgtgttgtgtgtgtgtacatatacacCGCACCAGTGAActctgtggctctgtgtgtgtgtgtgtattatgcggtgtgtgtgtgcgtaagagtGTGTGGCGATAATGCGTGTAGgcgtgtgtagatgtgtgtgtgtgtgcgtagagtgtgtgtgtgcgtagagtgtgtgtgtgcgtagagtgtgtgtgtgcgtagggtgtgtgtgtgcgtagagtgtgtgtgtgcgtagagtgtgtgtgtgcgtagagtgtgtgtgtacaccgcACCAGTGTTTGATGGCCGTCCTGACTTGGGTGCAGCTGTCCAGGCCCTTGTTGCAGAGCTGCAGAGCCTCAGTGGCGCGGGGCAGCACCACCCTCTGCAGCTCCTCATCCACACAACGCACCCTCTCCACCAGGGCtgcaacacgcacgcacgcgacacacacacgcacacgcacacacagggatgAGTGAGACACACATGAGTGAGACACAGCATTAATGaactcacagagacacacacacacacgcacacacacacacacacacacacacacacgcaca
Encoded proteins:
- the LOC125291132 gene encoding HAUS augmin-like complex subunit 5 isoform X2, which encodes MTQLPAPHCQALVERVRCVDEELQRVVLPRATEALQLCNKGLDSCTQVRTAIKHWWEQPAQFALPDMCVEGKTFLQWLYRWKRATKKHEV
- the LOC125291132 gene encoding HAUS augmin-like complex subunit 5 isoform X1, whose protein sequence is MMQLPAADCQALVERVRCVDEELQRVVLPRATEALQLCNKGLDSCTQVRTAIKHWWEQPAQFALPDMCVEGKTFLQWLYRWKRATKKHEV
- the LOC125291132 gene encoding HAUS augmin-like complex subunit 5 isoform X3; translation: MQLPAADCQALVERVRCVDEELQRVVLPRATEALQLCNKGLDSCTQVRTAIKHWWEQPAQFALPDMCVEGKTFLQWLYRWKRATKKHEV